From Balaenoptera acutorostrata chromosome 8, mBalAcu1.1, whole genome shotgun sequence, the proteins below share one genomic window:
- the MAIP1 gene encoding m-AAA protease-interacting protein 1, mitochondrial isoform X2: protein MALAVSLLPRLLLSRPVPGSAARLWTPGSADVWPPLAGLCCFCRRRLGSGAAPFPRVSWASAALALPARAPQRPLLSSLGLRTTLPAFPFCPRRTYSTEEQPQQRQKTKMIILGFSNPISWIRTRIYSFLIWAYFDQEFSIAEFTEGAKQAFAHVSKLLSQSKFDLLEELVAKETLRILKEKVTSLPDNHKNALAADIDEIVYTSTGDISIYYDEKGRKFVNILMCFWYLTSANIPSETISGASVFQVKLGDQNVETKQLLSASYESRAAHKHCYFQDRS, encoded by the exons ATGGCGCTGGCCGTCAGTCTTCTACCCCGCTTGCTGCTTTCTCGGCCTGTGCCGGGCTCGGCCGCCCGACTCTGGACTCCCGGTTCGGCCGACGTGTGGCCGCCATTGGCTGGACTTTGCTGCTTCTGCCGCCGCCGCCTCGGCTCGGGAGCGGCCCCATTTCCTCGAGTCTCTTGGGCCTCCGCGGCCTTGGCGCTGCCTGCTCGGGCTCCTCAGCGTCCCCTGCTCAGCTCTCTGGGACTCCGCACAACCCTTCCCGCTTTCCCTTTCTGCCCTCGGCGAACCTACAGCACCGAGGAGCAGCCCCAGCAGCGCCAGAAAACCAAGATGATCATCCTGGGGTTCTCCAACCCCATCAGCTGGATTCGGACTCGAATTTACTCCTTCCTTATCTGGGCCTATTTCGACCAAGAGTTCAGCATCGCAGAATTCACGGAGGGAGCGAagcag gcttttgctCATGTGTCCAAGTTGCTGTCACAGAGTAAGTTTGATCTACTGGAAGAACTTGTGGCCAAAGAG ACACTACGTATATTGAAAGAAAAGGTTACTTCACTACCTGACAACCATAAAAATGCCCTTGCTGCTGACATAGATGAAATTGTATATACATCAACAGGAGACATCTCCATTTACTACGATGAGAAAG GAAGGAAGTTTGTTAACATCCTGATGTGCTTTTGGTATCTAACCAGTGCCAACATCCCCAGTGAAACTATAAGTGGAGCCAGTGTGTTCCAGGTTAAGTTGGGGGATCAGAACGTGGAAACTAAACAACTTCTTAGTGCGAGCTATGA ATCACGGGCAGCTCATAAACACTGCTATTTTCAAGATCGGTCTTAG
- the MAIP1 gene encoding m-AAA protease-interacting protein 1, mitochondrial isoform X1 produces MALAVSLLPRLLLSRPVPGSAARLWTPGSADVWPPLAGLCCFCRRRLGSGAAPFPRVSWASAALALPARAPQRPLLSSLGLRTTLPAFPFCPRRTYSTEEQPQQRQKTKMIILGFSNPISWIRTRIYSFLIWAYFDQEFSIAEFTEGAKQAFAHVSKLLSQSKFDLLEELVAKETLRILKEKVTSLPDNHKNALAADIDEIVYTSTGDISIYYDEKGRKFVNILMCFWYLTSANIPSETISGASVFQVKLGDQNVETKQLLSASYEFQREFTQGVKPDWTIARIEHPKLLE; encoded by the exons ATGGCGCTGGCCGTCAGTCTTCTACCCCGCTTGCTGCTTTCTCGGCCTGTGCCGGGCTCGGCCGCCCGACTCTGGACTCCCGGTTCGGCCGACGTGTGGCCGCCATTGGCTGGACTTTGCTGCTTCTGCCGCCGCCGCCTCGGCTCGGGAGCGGCCCCATTTCCTCGAGTCTCTTGGGCCTCCGCGGCCTTGGCGCTGCCTGCTCGGGCTCCTCAGCGTCCCCTGCTCAGCTCTCTGGGACTCCGCACAACCCTTCCCGCTTTCCCTTTCTGCCCTCGGCGAACCTACAGCACCGAGGAGCAGCCCCAGCAGCGCCAGAAAACCAAGATGATCATCCTGGGGTTCTCCAACCCCATCAGCTGGATTCGGACTCGAATTTACTCCTTCCTTATCTGGGCCTATTTCGACCAAGAGTTCAGCATCGCAGAATTCACGGAGGGAGCGAagcag gcttttgctCATGTGTCCAAGTTGCTGTCACAGAGTAAGTTTGATCTACTGGAAGAACTTGTGGCCAAAGAG ACACTACGTATATTGAAAGAAAAGGTTACTTCACTACCTGACAACCATAAAAATGCCCTTGCTGCTGACATAGATGAAATTGTATATACATCAACAGGAGACATCTCCATTTACTACGATGAGAAAG GAAGGAAGTTTGTTAACATCCTGATGTGCTTTTGGTATCTAACCAGTGCCAACATCCCCAGTGAAACTATAAGTGGAGCCAGTGTGTTCCAGGTTAAGTTGGGGGATCAGAACGTGGAAACTAAACAACTTCTTAGTGCGAGCTATGA ATTTCAGAGGGAGTTTACACAAGGAGTAAAACCTGACTGGACCATTGCACGGATTGAACACCCAAAGTTATTAGAATAA